A single Bos mutus isolate GX-2022 chromosome 16, NWIPB_WYAK_1.1, whole genome shotgun sequence DNA region contains:
- the RBBP5 gene encoding retinoblastoma-binding protein 5 isoform X5 encodes MNLELLESFGQNYPEEADGTLDCISMALTCTFNRWGTLLAVGCNDGRIVIWDFLTRGIAKIISAHIHPVCSLCWSRDGHKLVSASTDNIVSQWDVLSGDCDQRFRFPSPILKVQYHPRDQNKVLVCPMKSAPVMLTLSDSKHVVLPVDDDSDLNVVASFDRRGEYIYTGNAKGKILVLKTDSQDLVASFRVTTGTSNTTAIKSIEFARKGSCFLINTADRIIRVYDGREILTCGRDGEPEPMQKLQDLVNRTPWKKCCFSGDGEYIVAGSARQHALYIWEKSIGNLVKILHGTRGELLLDVAWHPVRPIIASISSGVVSIWAQNQVENWSAFAPDFKELDENVEYEERESEFDIEDEDKSEPEQTGADAAEDEEVDVTSVDPIAAFCSSDEELEDSKALLYLPIAPEVEDPEENPYGPPPDAVQTSLMDEGASSEKKRQSSADGSQPPKKKPKTTNIELQGVPNDEVHPLLGVKGDGKSKKKQAGRPKGSKGGAISELL; translated from the exons AGTCCTTTGGGCAGAATTATCCAGAG GAAGCTGATGGAACTTTGGATTGTATCAGCATGGCCCTGACTTGCACCTTTAACAGGTGGGGCACGCTGCTTGCAGTCGGCTGCAATGACGGTCGAATCGTCATCTGGGATTTCTTGACGAGAGGCATTGCTAAAATAATTAGTGCACACATTCATCCGGTCTGTTCTTTATG cTGGAGTCGAGATGGTCATAAGCTCGTGAGCGCGTCCACTGATAACATAGTGTCACAGTGGGATGTCCTGTCAGGCGACTGCGACCAGAGGTTTCGATTCCCTTCACCCATCTTAAAAGTCCAGTATCATCCGCGAGATCA gAACAAGGTTCTCGTGTGTCCCATGAAATCTGCTCCTGTCATGTTGACCCTTTCAGATTCCAAACATGTCGTTCTGCCCGTAGACGATGACTCCGATTTGAACGTGGTTGCATCTTTTGATAGGCGAGGAGAATATATCTATAcaggaaatgcaaaaggcaag ATTTTGGTCCTAAAAACCGATTCTCAGGATCTTGTTGCTTCCTTCAGAGTAACAACTGGAACAAGCAATACCACAGCCATTAAGTCAATAGAGTTTGCCCGGAAGGGGAG TTGCTTTTTAATTAACACAGCGGATCGAATAATCAGAGTTTATGACGGTAGAGAAATCTTAACCTGTGGAAGAGATGGAGAGCCTGAACCTATGCAGAAATTGCAGGACTTGGTGAATAG GACCCCGTGGAAGAAATGCTGTTTCTCTGGGGATGGGGAGTACATAGTGGCAGGGTCAGCCCGGCAGCATGCCCTGTACATCTGGGAGAAGAGCATTGGCAACCTGGTAAAGATTCTCCATGGGACCAGAGGAGAGCTCCTCCTGGATGTAGCT TGGCATCCTGTTCGACCCATCATAGCGTCCATTTCTAGTGGAGTGGTATCTATCTGGGCACAAAATCAAGTA GAAAACTGGAGTGCATTTGCGCCAGACTTCAAAGAATTGGATGAAAATGTAGAATATGAAGAAAGGGAATCAGAGTTTGATATTGAAGATGAAGATAAGAGTGAGCCTGAACAGACAG GGGCTGACGCCGCAGAGGACGAGGAAGTAGATGTCACCAGCGTGGACCCTATCGCGGCCTTCTGTAGCAG TGATGAAGAACTGGAAGATTCAAAGGCTCTATTATATTTACCCATTGCCCCTGAGGTAGAAGACCCAGAAGAAAATCCTTATGGCCCCCCACCGGATGCAGTCCAAACCTCCCTGATGGACGAAGGGGCTAGCTCAGAGAAGAAGAGGCAGTCTTCAGCAGACGGGTCCCAGCCACCTAAGAAGAAACCCAAAACAACCAATATTGAACTGCAAGGAGTACCAAATGATG
- the RBBP5 gene encoding retinoblastoma-binding protein 5 isoform X4 translates to MNLELLESFGQNYPEEADGTLDCISMALTCTFNRWGTLLAVGCNDGRIVIWDFLTRGIAKIISAHIHPVCSLCWSRDGHKLVSASTDNIVSQWDVLSGDCDQRFRFPSPILKVQYHPRDQNKVLVCPMKSAPVMLTLSDSKHVVLPVDDDSDLNVVASFDRRGEYIYTGNAKGKILVLKTDSQDLVASFRVTTGTSNTTAIKSIEFARKGSCFLINTADRIIRVYDGREILTCGRDGEPEPMQKLQDLVNRTPWKKCCFSGDGEYIVAGSARQHALYIWEKSIGNLVKILHGTRGELLLDVAWHPVRPIIASISSGVVSIWAQNQVENWSAFAPDFKELDENVEYEERESEFDIEDEDKSEPEQTGADAAEDEEVDVTSVDPIAAFCSSDEELEDSKALLYLPIAPEVEDPEENPYGPPPDAVQTSLMDEGASSEKKRQSSADGSQPPKKKPKTTNIELQGVPNDEVHPLLGVKGDGKSKKKQAGRPKGSKAGGAISELL, encoded by the exons AGTCCTTTGGGCAGAATTATCCAGAG GAAGCTGATGGAACTTTGGATTGTATCAGCATGGCCCTGACTTGCACCTTTAACAGGTGGGGCACGCTGCTTGCAGTCGGCTGCAATGACGGTCGAATCGTCATCTGGGATTTCTTGACGAGAGGCATTGCTAAAATAATTAGTGCACACATTCATCCGGTCTGTTCTTTATG cTGGAGTCGAGATGGTCATAAGCTCGTGAGCGCGTCCACTGATAACATAGTGTCACAGTGGGATGTCCTGTCAGGCGACTGCGACCAGAGGTTTCGATTCCCTTCACCCATCTTAAAAGTCCAGTATCATCCGCGAGATCA gAACAAGGTTCTCGTGTGTCCCATGAAATCTGCTCCTGTCATGTTGACCCTTTCAGATTCCAAACATGTCGTTCTGCCCGTAGACGATGACTCCGATTTGAACGTGGTTGCATCTTTTGATAGGCGAGGAGAATATATCTATAcaggaaatgcaaaaggcaag ATTTTGGTCCTAAAAACCGATTCTCAGGATCTTGTTGCTTCCTTCAGAGTAACAACTGGAACAAGCAATACCACAGCCATTAAGTCAATAGAGTTTGCCCGGAAGGGGAG TTGCTTTTTAATTAACACAGCGGATCGAATAATCAGAGTTTATGACGGTAGAGAAATCTTAACCTGTGGAAGAGATGGAGAGCCTGAACCTATGCAGAAATTGCAGGACTTGGTGAATAG GACCCCGTGGAAGAAATGCTGTTTCTCTGGGGATGGGGAGTACATAGTGGCAGGGTCAGCCCGGCAGCATGCCCTGTACATCTGGGAGAAGAGCATTGGCAACCTGGTAAAGATTCTCCATGGGACCAGAGGAGAGCTCCTCCTGGATGTAGCT TGGCATCCTGTTCGACCCATCATAGCGTCCATTTCTAGTGGAGTGGTATCTATCTGGGCACAAAATCAAGTA GAAAACTGGAGTGCATTTGCGCCAGACTTCAAAGAATTGGATGAAAATGTAGAATATGAAGAAAGGGAATCAGAGTTTGATATTGAAGATGAAGATAAGAGTGAGCCTGAACAGACAG GGGCTGACGCCGCAGAGGACGAGGAAGTAGATGTCACCAGCGTGGACCCTATCGCGGCCTTCTGTAGCAG TGATGAAGAACTGGAAGATTCAAAGGCTCTATTATATTTACCCATTGCCCCTGAGGTAGAAGACCCAGAAGAAAATCCTTATGGCCCCCCACCGGATGCAGTCCAAACCTCCCTGATGGACGAAGGGGCTAGCTCAGAGAAGAAGAGGCAGTCTTCAGCAGACGGGTCCCAGCCACCTAAGAAGAAACCCAAAACAACCAATATTGAACTGCAAGGAGTACCAAATGATG